Proteins found in one Acidobacteriota bacterium genomic segment:
- a CDS encoding threonine synthase: protein MTFSRLSHLACTKCPATYDVGPLLNVCTKAGCAGSLFAEYDLAPFRRDDVGARPPGMWRWHEVMPARSAAEIVTLGEGGTPLLRANRLGAAHGMRSLWIKEEAGNPTGSFKARGLGAAVTMAKALGARKIALPTAGNAGGAAAAYAAKAGLECHVFMPKDTPKVFRIECEAYGANVGLVDGLIDDCGRIVGERKEAEGWFDVSTLKEPYRVEGKKTMGYEIAEQLGWTLPDVVVYPTGGGTGLIGMWKAFDEMEKLGWIGSARPRMVSVQAEGCAPIPKAVAEGKDVSVRFENAHTYASGLRVPKAYADYLILKILRASKGEAVTVTDDEMRRGVLELASHEGLFAAPEGGAAWEAVKKLVAQGKVDRGERIVVFDTGTGYKYVE from the coding sequence GTGACGTTCTCGCGCCTCTCCCACCTCGCCTGCACGAAATGCCCGGCGACGTACGACGTCGGGCCGCTCCTGAACGTCTGCACGAAAGCGGGCTGCGCCGGCTCGCTCTTCGCCGAGTACGACCTCGCGCCGTTCCGCCGCGACGACGTGGGCGCCCGGCCGCCGGGGATGTGGCGCTGGCACGAGGTGATGCCGGCGCGCTCGGCCGCGGAGATCGTCACGCTCGGAGAGGGCGGCACGCCTCTCCTGCGCGCGAACCGCCTTGGCGCGGCGCACGGGATGCGGAGCCTCTGGATCAAGGAAGAGGCCGGCAACCCGACGGGCTCCTTCAAGGCGCGCGGCCTCGGCGCGGCGGTCACGATGGCGAAGGCGCTCGGCGCGAGAAAGATCGCGCTCCCGACGGCGGGCAACGCCGGCGGCGCCGCGGCCGCGTACGCCGCGAAAGCGGGCCTCGAGTGCCACGTCTTCATGCCGAAGGACACGCCGAAGGTCTTCCGCATCGAGTGCGAGGCGTACGGCGCGAACGTCGGCCTCGTGGACGGCCTCATCGACGACTGCGGAAGGATCGTCGGTGAGAGGAAGGAAGCCGAGGGCTGGTTCGACGTCTCGACGCTGAAGGAGCCGTACCGCGTCGAGGGGAAGAAGACGATGGGCTACGAGATCGCCGAGCAGCTCGGCTGGACGCTGCCCGACGTCGTCGTCTACCCGACGGGCGGGGGCACGGGGCTCATCGGGATGTGGAAGGCGTTCGACGAGATGGAGAAGCTCGGCTGGATCGGCTCCGCGCGCCCGCGCATGGTCAGCGTCCAGGCCGAGGGCTGCGCACCCATCCCGAAGGCGGTCGCGGAGGGGAAGGACGTCTCCGTCCGCTTCGAGAACGCGCATACGTACGCGAGCGGCCTGCGAGTTCCGAAGGCCTACGCGGATTACCTGATCCTGAAGATCCTCCGCGCCTCGAAGGGCGAGGCCGTGACGGTCACGGACGACGAGATGCGCCGCGGCGTCCTCGAGCTGGCCTCGCACGAGGGCCTCTTCGCCGCGCCCGAGGGCGGCGCCGCGTGGGAGGCCGTGAAGAAGCTCGTCGCGCAGGGCAAGGTCGACCGCGGCGAGCGGATCGTCGTCTTCGACACGGGGACCGGCTACAAGTACGTCGAGTAG
- a CDS encoding SIS domain-containing protein, whose translation MPRAARSVLRAEIGEQPHAVARVLAREGRRTAALAARLAKFDLSWVLVAARGTSDNAARYAQYAFGIVHRLPVALAAPSLVTLYGRPPRVQGALVIGISQSGRSPDVVETVAAARRAGAPTLAIVNDAASPLARAAEWVLPLHAGLERSVAATKTYTAQLAAVALLVLSMGGRRRDLAALEAAPDAMDEALGVEPEAEAAAGSLAHAQRAVVIGRGLHYPTACEIALKLKELALLLAEPYSAADFQHGPIAMAERDLPVILVSPPGSRPAREVEALGRELRRRGSPVLAIGPRRRGALGVPRVPELLSPLVSILPGQLLAFHAARARGLDPDHPRGIRKITETR comes from the coding sequence ATGCCCCGCGCCGCGCGCTCCGTTCTCCGGGCCGAGATCGGCGAGCAGCCGCACGCCGTGGCGCGCGTCCTCGCGCGGGAAGGGCGGCGGACGGCGGCGCTCGCGGCGCGGCTCGCGAAATTCGACCTCTCGTGGGTTCTCGTCGCGGCTCGCGGAACGTCCGACAACGCGGCCCGCTACGCTCAGTACGCCTTCGGGATCGTCCACCGCCTGCCCGTCGCGCTCGCGGCGCCGTCCCTCGTGACGCTCTACGGCCGGCCGCCGCGCGTACAGGGCGCGCTCGTGATCGGGATCTCGCAGTCGGGCCGGTCGCCGGACGTCGTGGAGACCGTCGCCGCGGCCCGCCGCGCCGGGGCCCCGACGCTCGCGATCGTGAACGACGCGGCGAGCCCGCTCGCGCGGGCGGCCGAGTGGGTGCTTCCGCTCCATGCGGGACTCGAGCGCAGCGTCGCGGCGACGAAGACCTACACGGCGCAGCTGGCCGCGGTCGCGCTGCTCGTTCTGTCGATGGGCGGACGGAGGAGGGACCTCGCCGCACTCGAAGCCGCTCCGGACGCCATGGACGAGGCCCTCGGCGTCGAGCCCGAGGCCGAAGCGGCCGCCGGATCGCTCGCCCACGCCCAGCGCGCGGTCGTGATCGGGCGCGGGCTGCATTACCCGACGGCCTGCGAGATCGCGCTCAAGCTCAAGGAGCTCGCGCTGCTCCTGGCCGAGCCGTACTCGGCCGCGGACTTCCAGCACGGCCCGATCGCGATGGCCGAGCGGGACCTGCCCGTCATCCTCGTCTCGCCGCCCGGCTCGCGTCCGGCGCGCGAAGTCGAGGCGCTCGGGCGCGAGCTGCGGCGGCGGGGCAGCCCCGTTCTCGCGATCGGTCCGCGCCGCCGCGGGGCGCTCGGCGTTCCGCGCGTGCCCGAGCTCCTGTCCCCGCTCGTCTCGATCCTGCCCGGGCAGCTCCTCGCCTTCCACGCGGCGCGTGCGCGCGGCCTCGACCCCGACCACCCGCGCGGAATCCGCAAGATCACCGAAACCCGATAG